From SAR202 cluster bacterium, the proteins below share one genomic window:
- a CDS encoding nucleotidyltransferase domain-containing protein, which translates to MTDETNNRYGDIARIVTAHYPRAQGVYLFGTYGTPEQRPDSDVDIAVLLPPSEAARCPSLMLTPCHLALEEALGRQVDLLNARALSTVFQKEVVANGRLLLNADEYAVAEFEMLTLSYYQKLNEERREVLEAFQATGKAYDV; encoded by the coding sequence ATGACGGACGAAACAAATAACCGCTACGGCGATATCGCGCGCATTGTGACGGCGCACTATCCCCGCGCGCAGGGGGTGTACCTGTTCGGCACGTACGGCACGCCCGAGCAGCGGCCGGACAGCGACGTGGACATAGCGGTGCTGCTGCCGCCGTCGGAGGCCGCGCGGTGCCCTTCGCTGATGCTGACGCCGTGCCACCTCGCGCTGGAGGAGGCGCTGGGCCGCCAGGTGGACCTTCTCAACGCGCGCGCGCTGTCCACCGTGTTCCAGAAGGAGGTGGTGGCAAACGGCAGGCTGCTGCTCAATGCGGACGAGTACGCAGTCGCGGAGTTCGAGATGCTCACGCTTTCGTACTACCAGAAGCTGAACGAGGAGCGGCGGGAGGTGCTGGAGGCGTTCCAGGCTACGGGCAAGGCGTACGATGTATGA
- a CDS encoding DUF86 domain-containing protein, with product MNDVVVNKVQSIQRCVKRARDDHRNAGDSFATDFLHQDAAILNVVRACETAIDLANHVIRDRKLGIPTSTAEAFRLLQSARLIDSPLCERLVKMVGFRNTAIHQYTKLDIKIVEAVITRGLDDLLAFAEAMRKEMT from the coding sequence ATGAATGACGTTGTAGTAAACAAGGTGCAGTCGATACAGCGCTGTGTGAAGCGCGCCAGGGACGATCACCGCAACGCCGGCGACAGCTTCGCCACCGATTTCCTGCACCAGGACGCCGCCATCCTGAACGTGGTGAGGGCGTGCGAGACGGCGATTGACCTTGCCAACCACGTTATCCGCGACAGGAAGCTGGGAATCCCCACTTCCACAGCCGAAGCGTTCAGGCTGCTGCAGAGCGCGAGGCTGATCGACTCGCCACTCTGTGAGCGGTTGGTGAAGATGGTGGGCTTCCGGAACACGGCGATTCACCAGTACACGAAGCTGGATATCAAGATCGTGGAGGCGGTGATCACCAGGGGCCTGGATGACCTGCTGGCGTTCGCGGAGGCGATGCGAAAAGAGATGACGTAG